GGAACCCCCACTCTGTATAATTCGACTTACGAAACCGAAAGGCGCGGGTTCGAGTCTCATCTATCTTTCTAGAGGGGACTACACCCCCTCTACACTGTATAGTTCGACTGACGAAACCGAAGTGCGTAATTTGGAGTTTTATTTATCTTTCTAAGGGGAATAGGCAGGGGGATAAATCCCCTCTAAAAAGAGGGGTGGCGCGAAGCGACGGGGTGTGTAAAATGTCTATCTACTATAATCGTGTGCCGGTACGTGGTTGTGCGTGAGAGCGCGGGAACGAACAAGAAGGGGGGCTCGCGGTGCTTAATCAATGGTGGGGGGCATTGCTGGATTTGGTATATCCGCCGAAATGTCCGGTGTGCCGCAGCAGGGTGGACTGCCATGGGGCGTGGTGCCAGAAGTGTATGACCGGTATTATTGCGCCGCGGGAGATTAATCTGCTGATTCATCATCTGGGGGCGCTGGACGGCTGTCAGGCGGTGTGCGCATATACCGGCGGAATCAAGCGGCTGATCCATGACATGAAGTTTCGTCATGCCGGAAACCGTGCCGTCTATCTGACCTGGTTATTGGAACAGAGCGGCGGCTGGCAGCTGCCGAAGGAGATTGAACTGGTAATACCGGTGCCGCTGCATGACAAACGTTTAAACGAACGCGGGTTTAATCAAACAGAACGCATCTTTCGAAATTGGGTCAGACAAAAGAATTTATTGTGGCTTGACAACTGCCTGATTCGACAAAGAGCGACGATGCCGCAATGGCAGCTTAACCTGGCCGCCCGCCGGGCTAATATAAAAGGCGCGTTTTCAGTAACGTGCCCGGAGTGTGTTCAGGGAAAACATATTTTATTAGTGGATGATATTGTGACAACAGGCATTACCATGAACGAATGCGCCCGAGTGCTGAAGCGGGCCGGCGCCGTTCAGGTCCGGGCTCTGGCTTTGGCCAGCGGGGCTTGATAAAAAAATTTTAAAAAGTAAAAAGAACACTTGTTCTATACGAGAGCTTATGATATAATTATTTTAAAGACAACCCATTCTTGATAAAGGGGTGTATTGCGGATGACGGATGAGAACGTAAAACTTATTTTAGAAAAACTGGATTTTATTGCTGCCGATGTATCCGGATTGAAGACCGACGTATTGGAACTGAAAATGGATGTATCCGGATTGAAGAATGACGTATCGGAGCTGAAAACGGATGTATCCGGATTGAAGAGTGATGTATCGGAGCTGAAAACGGATGTATCCGGATTGAAGAGTGACGTATCGGAGCTGAAAACGGACGTATCCGGATTAAAGACTGATGTATCCGGATTGAAAGGAGATATTTTAGGCCTCAAAGAGGATGTCGTGAGGCTGGATGGAAAAATTGATCATTTTGTCGCCGAACAGCAAAAAGATGTTGTGGTTTTGCTGAATATTATGAACACAAAACTGGATAAACAGTCCGAAATATTAAAGATACTTTCCACCCGTTCCATAGAACAGGAAGCGGATATTGCTCTTTTAAAAAAGTTTAAAGAAAAGCTAAAAACAGAATGCGCTTAGCTGCATTCTGTTTTTATATGATGAAAATATTAGCCTAACGCTTCAATAAACGCTTTGACCACATCCTGGTCAAAAGCCGTTCCTGACAGGCTTAAGAGTTCCCGTTCCGCTTCTTCCTTGGTTTTTACCCAGTGCTCGGTACAAGGATTGATATAGCGGTCATAGTGGTTGACGACAGAAATAATACGAGCGCCAAGGGGAATGTTTACTCCTTTAAGTCGTTTTGGATAGCCCTTGCCGTCCCAGCGTTCGTGGTGATAACGGATATAGGGAATGATTTCCTGGCAGGAAGCGATATTTTCCAGCATGCAGCTGCCTGCGTTGCAATGGTTTTTATATACGCTCTTTTCCCGGGTGGAGAAGTAGGGGATTTTCGCCAGTACGGCATTCGGTACGGTAAGATGGCCGACATCGTGAAGCAGGGCACCTACCCGGATCCGTTCAATTTCGCTCCGGGGAAGACGCATTTTAGCAGCAACACTCACAGCATAATTTGCAACCTGCTGGCTGTGCAAGTGCAATTTTGAATTTTTCAATTCAATCAGGTGCATAAGAGTGGCGATTACATTGTTCAACGTTTCGGTTTCACTGGTATAAGCTTCAGGATCTTGCATAAGTGTCAGCATAGACATGACCAACAAACGCCTTTCGTCATAAAATCACGTATTATTTAAGGTTAGCCATAAAACAACATAATCCTGCCGGGAGATTAAAAAAATATATATTTTCCCTAAAAGACAACAAAAATTCTGGCAATTAGTCGGACAATATTAGTATAATAGAGATGGGCTGTGGGCTGTGGGCTGTGGGCTGTGGGCCAAGTGCCAAGTGCCAATCGCCAATATTACTTCACACGGGAGGAATTCATCATGGGTTTGAAAAATTGTCCGGAATGCGGCCGGTTGTTTGTTGATAATCTTACGGGAATGTGTATTGATTGCTATAAACAGGTGGAAGAGGATGAGTTAACGGTAGCGAATTATCTGCGGGAAGTGCGGAAAGCATCCCTGGAGCAAATCCATGAGGCCACTGGTGTAAAGGAAAAAATCATTTTGCGGATGATCAGACGGGGCCGCATTACCAGCGATTTCTACGTTACCTATCCCTGCGAAACCTGCGGTGCTCCCATCCATGAAGGTCGGGTATGTCCGGCTTGCAGCAAGAATATTCTGGATCAGGTACACGCTGACAAGGAAAAACCGCCACAGAAGAACAAACTGAATACATTGAATGCGGAACGGATGTACCAGGAGAGAGTGCGGAATAAAAATTAGCTTTGGCACTGGGGCGAAAAAAGAACAAGCGCAAAAGGAGGGAGTGGGGCTGTGGAAGAATTGCTAAAACAGCTCATTGCAGGGCAAAAGCAAATTTTAGGGCGGATGGACCACATTGAAAAAGAGCAAATTGATGTAAAACAGGCAGTCGTTCGTCTTGAAAAAGAGCAAACCGATACAAAACAGGCAGTCGTTCGTATTGAGAAAGAGCAGAGCGATACAAAACAGGCAATGGCCCGTATGGAAAAAGAGCAAGCTGATATAAAACAGGCAGTCGTTCGCATGGAAAATCAGCATGGTGAAAAATTAGCGGCGCTTTATGATGCCCGCGAAGTCCAATTGGACGTCAATGAGCGAATTTTTGACAGCCTAAACCGGATTGAAGGAAAAATAGACCGGATTTCTCTAAAGGTATCATCCCACGAAACCTTGCTCAAAAAAGTAAAATAACCAAAACGGCAGATAAAATACTGAGCAAATCCGCTGAAAATACCGCTGAAAATAAAAATTTTAAAAATATTTCATGGCAGGGGTTAATATCCCTGCCATTTTTGTCGATAGTAATAACAGAGAAGTATCTGAAGTGCGCGAGGTGTTTAAAATGAATGTGAACCAAATTAAAAATGTCATGAAAGTGTATGGCGAACAAACTAAAACGGCGAAAACCGCAGGCACGGGAAAAACAAGTCCAACCCAGAAAAAAGACGAAGTCATTCTGTCTCCCCAGGCTCAGGAATTCGGTCAGGTTCTGCAGTCGATTAAAGGCTTGCCTGATGTGCGGGAAGCGAAAGTAGCGGAACTCAGCCAAAAAATTAGTGACAATACCTATCAGATTCCTGCTAAAGACGTCGCCGAAAAAATGATCAGCCAGGTAAAAGCGGATCGCAATCGTTAGGAGAGGCCAATGTGAAAGAAATATGGACAAAATTGCAAAACGTATTAAATGAGATGCTGGAATTCTATCAGACTCTTTTAGCCGTCAGCCGAAAAAAAAGAGCTGTTTTGGTATCCGGTAAAGCCAGGGAACTGGAAGCCGTCACGAAGGAAGAAGAAATTCTTATCCTTCAGGCCGGGAAACTGGAAAGCCGGAGAGAAAAAATCATTGTGGAAATTGCTGTCGGCTATGGATTAAATACGGAAGAAATTACTTTTGCCAAGATTAAGGAACTTGCCGATGAAACTGACGCGGCTCAGCTGGAACAGCTGGCAAAAAGTCTGGAAGCGGTCGTCGCTGAAATCAAGCAGCTCAATCAGGTGAACACCAAATTGATTCAGCAGTCGCTGCGGTTTATTCAATATAATATCAACATTTTGACCCAAAACACCTCAGGCCCAACCTATGAGCCTCAGGGCAAGACAACAGAACAGACAGGCCAAGGACGGAACCTGTTTGACAGGAAAGCCTAAATACAAATGGAGTTGAGAAAACAATGAGTTCAACCTTCGGCGGTTTGAATACCGCAATGCTTGGTTTATACGCCCAGCGGGCATCCTTAAATACAGTCGGGCACAATGTTGCGAATTCCAGTACCGACGGCTATTCCCGGCAAAGCGTGAATTTGACGGCGATCAGCGGCCCGGATATTTACGGAAGCGGTGGAACGTACCAGACCGGAGGCGGCGTTACCGTTACCTCGGTTACCAGGGCACGGGATTTTTATATCGACCGGCAGATGTGGCAGGAATCTTCCACATTAAGCTATAGTCAGTCCAAGCAGAGTTCCCTGGAGAAAATTCAGGACGTTTTCAGCGAACCTTCCACTACCGGTGTGCAATCTGTTTTAAATAAATTCTGGAGCTCCTGGCAGTCGCTGGCCACGAACGCTTCCGATTCCGGCACCCGGATGGAAGTGCGGGAACAGGGCGCGGCGCTGGTTAATGCCATTAAACAGGCTGATCAGAAATTGACCGATATGGTCGGCGATATCAACTTCCAAATTGATACGAAAGTTGACACGATGAATCAGATTTCTTCTGGGATCTACAGCTTGAATAAACAGATATCCAATATTGAACTTGGCGGCGCTGATCATGCCAATGACCTGCGGGATCAGCGGGATTTGCTGGTGGATCAATTATCGGCAATCACTAGTGTCTCGGTCAATGAAGATCAATACGGCAATTACAAAATCAGAGCCGGCAACGTGGAATTGGTAAGCAGTACAGGTTATACCAAGCTGGCTACGACTTCGGACGATTCTGATCCCACCTATGGATATCAGACGAAAAATGTAGTCGTTGCCGGAGATACGCCCAAGCCGGTAACCTTCACCGACGGAGCAATCAGAGCTCTGGTGGATTCCCGGGACTCTACGACGACCGGTGTAAAGGCGTACATGAACCAACTGGACAATATCAGCAAATTTTTGCTCCAGGATTTTAATACCGTTCACCAAGCGGGATATGGAGCGGATAATCAGAGCGGACGAAATTTCTTCGGCAAGGACAGTGGGACTAACTATATCACCTCACCAGTGGCTGACGGCAAATGGGTGAATGAATTAAAGGTCAACCCGGATTTGTATGATCCCGCCGGCGGCCTTGATAAAATCGCTGCAAAGACCGCTATTAATGCGATTGCTGTTACCCAAAGCAACCAAACCGGCAGCGGCGCGGCTACTGTGAAGACAACCGGGACGTATACGGGGGGAACCACGGCAACGCCTGTCACAGTAAAAATTATGTCCACGGATATTTCCAATAATGTAACCGGAATTCAGTATTCCACCGATAACGGGAAGACATGGAGTGCTACTATTGGTAATAATGGCAATGCCGGCTCGTTTACGATACCGGCACCGCCGGCG
The genomic region above belongs to Veillonellales bacterium and contains:
- the flgK gene encoding flagellar hook-associated protein FlgK, with translation MSSTFGGLNTAMLGLYAQRASLNTVGHNVANSSTDGYSRQSVNLTAISGPDIYGSGGTYQTGGGVTVTSVTRARDFYIDRQMWQESSTLSYSQSKQSSLEKIQDVFSEPSTTGVQSVLNKFWSSWQSLATNASDSGTRMEVREQGAALVNAIKQADQKLTDMVGDINFQIDTKVDTMNQISSGIYSLNKQISNIELGGADHANDLRDQRDLLVDQLSAITSVSVNEDQYGNYKIRAGNVELVSSTGYTKLATTSDDSDPTYGYQTKNVVVAGDTPKPVTFTDGAIRALVDSRDSTTTGVKAYMNQLDNISKFLLQDFNTVHQAGYGADNQSGRNFFGKDSGTNYITSPVADGKWVNELKVNPDLYDPAGGLDKIAAKTAINAIAVTQSNQTGSGAATVKTTGTYTGGTTATPVTVKIMSTDISNNVTGIQYSTDNGKTWSATIGNNGNAGSFTIPAPPATTINGLTVTVDIAANAKNAANDTYTFSLSSGNNASGDNALKLSNRLTSDPSVTLGNASLADYYSSNIGALGINTQDVQRQTANQQTQVDQITNWREQDSGVNMDEEMANMIRFQQGYNSAARILTTMDEMLDKLINGTGTVGR
- the flgM gene encoding flagellar biosynthesis anti-sigma factor FlgM, with translation MAGVNIPAIFVDSNNREVSEVREVFKMNVNQIKNVMKVYGEQTKTAKTAGTGKTSPTQKKDEVILSPQAQEFGQVLQSIKGLPDVREAKVAELSQKISDNTYQIPAKDVAEKMISQVKADRNR
- a CDS encoding HD domain-containing phosphohydrolase: MSMLTLMQDPEAYTSETETLNNVIATLMHLIELKNSKLHLHSQQVANYAVSVAAKMRLPRSEIERIRVGALLHDVGHLTVPNAVLAKIPYFSTREKSVYKNHCNAGSCMLENIASCQEIIPYIRYHHERWDGKGYPKRLKGVNIPLGARIISVVNHYDRYINPCTEHWVKTKEEAERELLSLSGTAFDQDVVKAFIEALG
- a CDS encoding ComF family protein → MLNQWWGALLDLVYPPKCPVCRSRVDCHGAWCQKCMTGIIAPREINLLIHHLGALDGCQAVCAYTGGIKRLIHDMKFRHAGNRAVYLTWLLEQSGGWQLPKEIELVIPVPLHDKRLNERGFNQTERIFRNWVRQKNLLWLDNCLIRQRATMPQWQLNLAARRANIKGAFSVTCPECVQGKHILLVDDIVTTGITMNECARVLKRAGAVQVRALALASGA
- a CDS encoding flagellar protein FlgN, giving the protein MKEIWTKLQNVLNEMLEFYQTLLAVSRKKRAVLVSGKARELEAVTKEEEILILQAGKLESRREKIIVEIAVGYGLNTEEITFAKIKELADETDAAQLEQLAKSLEAVVAEIKQLNQVNTKLIQQSLRFIQYNINILTQNTSGPTYEPQGKTTEQTGQGRNLFDRKA